The window ACCACAGCCGTCACCTCCACAATAGCTCTCGTGCTCGTCCTCGCCGCCCTCTACTACCTCCTTAACAGGACAAAGTTCGGCGTAGTGATGAGGGCCAGCATCGACAACGCCCCTCTGGCCAAGGCGCTGGGGATAGACGTGGAGAGGGTCTACGCCCTCTCCTGGCTCATAATAGGGGCTGTGACGGGGATAGCCGGGATATACATGGCGATGATATTCCCCGTCACGGAGGAGCTCGGCTGGCTCAGGCTACCCCTCATATTCGTCGCCGTCGTTGTGGGCGGCCTCGCCAGCATCTACGGCGGGGTTATCGGCGGCTATATCGTGGGGTTCAGCATGGTGCTGGGCTTCAACTACATCCTGAACCCTCTGGGCCTGCCGTCGGAGTACGAGCTCGCGATACCGTTCGCCATAGTAATAGCGACGCTCCTTCTGGCCCCCCAGGGCATAGCCGGCCTAATAGCGGCTAGGAGAGGCAGATCATGACGAGAGACGTCACGATTAAGACCATAGCGCTCGCTGCGATACTCGCCGTCGTGGCGGCGCTTGCCTTCTTCTCTCCGCTTCCCCGCGACGTCAAGGTGCTTCTGCAGAACCTCTCTATATATATTGGTATATACGCTATCTACGTCATCAGCCTAAACCTAGAGGTCGGCTACCTCGGCCTCCCCCAGTTCGGGAAGGTGATGTTCTTAATAATCGGCGCGATAGCGGTGGGCGGCATCGCCGCGAAGCTCATACTGCTGATATACCAGTCCTACCTCCTCAAGGCCATCGGAGTTGCGCCGTTGAGCAACGTAGGGAACTACTGCATGTTGTACCAATACTCCGTCGGGTCCCTCGTCAACCAGCAACTGGCCCAGAACCCGGCGCTGGGCTTCGGCTACTTCCTCCTAGGGATAGCGCTGGCCATGGCGCTGTCCGCAGCCCTCGGCGTGTTGTTCGCCTACCCGGCC of the Thermoproteus uzoniensis 768-20 genome contains:
- a CDS encoding branched-chain amino acid ABC transporter permease, with translation MFNTYDFVNNVLVPAIVYSNVYALASIGLSMTYITTKIPSFAHGDLAAVGAYAAFYLLYFLYGGLWPGSVYLAMPAAALAGAVAAYLSYVGVFRPLIRRGASITVLMIASFGLHFLIFGILAILDSIAQTVYGWNTRNFLLSPGEIRIPGLTQSQTTAVTSTIALVLVLAALYYLLNRTKFGVVMRASIDNAPLAKALGIDVERVYALSWLIIGAVTGIAGIYMAMIFPVTEELGWLRLPLIFVAVVVGGLASIYGGVIGGYIVGFSMVLGFNYILNPLGLPSEYELAIPFAIVIATLLLAPQGIAGLIAARRGRS